In Hippea jasoniae, the genomic window TGAGCTATGCCGTTTACGGCTTCTGTTGTATCGTTCATGGCGTTTGCAATCTCTTCTGTGTTTCTTGATGTTTCCTCAATCAGACGGGTAATGTTAACAGCGGAGTTTTCTAATGCTGTGGATTGAGAATTGAGCTGGGTTGTGTTGTTTTTTATCTCAAGCACGATACCCTGAATCTTTTCTATGAATTTATTAAACCATGCAGCTAACTCACCCAATTCATCGTTATTTTCTACCTTGATTCTCTTTGTCAGGTCACCCTCTCCACTTGCAAGGTCTTTTGCTTCAAAGGTTAGATCCTTTATTGTTTTTAATACATATCTGAAGGCAACAAAGATAAGCAGTAGAATTGATGCTATTCCTGCAGCAAGCAGCACTAAGTAGAGTATAAAATCTGCTAATGCTACATTGATTTCGGCTTTTATATCGTGCATGATTGATGCTTCCATAAAATCTTCTATATTTTTCAGGATGTTAATTTTCTTTGTTATGGTTTTAAACCAGTATTCGGGGTCAACACCAAAGTTGCCCTTACCGAAGTGGCTTATGGCGATCTGCCTCATTCTGTTTACTTCTTCTATACTTGGGCCTTTAAAATGCTCTTCAAAGTAATTTAAGAACTTTTTGCTGGCGGATATTTTAAATGAATGGATGTAGCTTTTCTGTTCTGCAACAAGTGTGATAAATTTCTCATACATACCTGGTCCGAAATGATTTTGAGCAAATGTATTTGAAAGCACAGCCCTTTCTATGCCTGCTCTTTCTTTTGATAAGAGAAAGTTTGTATAGGCGTTAAGCTCTTTGGCTATATTAGCATCTTTCATTGCATAGCCTATTGCACCCACAGCATCAAGCAGGTTTGAATTTATCTTTGTGTAAAAAGCCACCTCATTTTTAACATTTACCGACAGGCTATCAACACTGCTTCTCATCTGTGGAATCTGTTTTATAAGCTGCAGGGCTGTGTTAAAGTATCTTGCAAATCGTGGATTGGAATTGATGTTAACATGTTTTGCCACTGCATAGAGTTGGGCGAGTCTTTTATCTGTAAGAGTTCGCTGATTGTGCAGAATTTCACCAAATTTTTTGCCCTTTGCACCCAAAAATCCAGCTGAAGCCCCTCTTTCTTTTTGCAGCTCATGCACA contains:
- a CDS encoding methyl-accepting chemotaxis protein, encoding MGNVSIKTKLTGVIAIVSLILLFFAGSMVVEKIKTYTNLKNSYELVELSVRIGSLVHELQKERGASAGFLGAKGKKFGEILHNQRTLTDKRLAQLYAVAKHVNINSNPRFARYFNTALQLIKQIPQMRSSVDSLSVNVKNEVAFYTKINSNLLDAVGAIGYAMKDANIAKELNAYTNFLLSKERAGIERAVLSNTFAQNHFGPGMYEKFITLVAEQKSYIHSFKISASKKFLNYFEEHFKGPSIEEVNRMRQIAISHFGKGNFGVDPEYWFKTITKKINILKNIEDFMEASIMHDIKAEINVALADFILYLVLLAAGIASILLLIFVAFRYVLKTIKDLTFEAKDLASGEGDLTKRIKVENNDELGELAAWFNKFIEKIQGIVLEIKNNTTQLNSQSTALENSAVNITRLIEETSRNTEEIANAMNDTTEAVNGIAQATENINSLANDVGEVNQKMIEDIELRLERMRRNAELAKEAMEQINTVGESSKEIGQIVGVINEIADQTNLLALNAAIEAARAGEAGRGFAVVADEVRKLAEKTQRATEEIRSMITKIQNDTKTAVDKTKQASEMILEEGRKAEEDKRNVEEVVEKTSRVIEEINSTSAATEELSSTFSEMDMQIKDIAQAAKENIKAVEEVSNAAKQLNNIALQVENMLNKFKV